A region from the Chlamydiales bacterium genome encodes:
- a CDS encoding YkgJ family cysteine cluster protein, giving the protein MAAPRKKESATVKEKKAAPLPWYKEGLRFECTGCGQCCTGAPGYVWINENEITEMAKTLKISEEEFIRKYTRLVNGRLSLIEHPTTFDCVFLKENRCTVYHARPSQCRTFPWWRENLTSEHAWKSAAKRCEGISKDAPIVPLKVIQEQLNIEEE; this is encoded by the coding sequence ATGGCAGCCCCAAGAAAAAAGGAGAGTGCAACTGTGAAAGAGAAAAAAGCAGCGCCGCTGCCCTGGTATAAAGAGGGTCTTCGTTTCGAGTGCACAGGATGCGGTCAGTGCTGCACTGGAGCTCCCGGCTACGTCTGGATCAATGAGAATGAGATCACAGAGATGGCAAAGACCTTGAAGATCTCGGAAGAGGAGTTCATTCGAAAGTATACGAGACTGGTGAATGGAAGGCTCTCTCTCATCGAACACCCAACTACATTCGACTGCGTCTTCTTAAAAGAGAATCGCTGCACTGTCTACCACGCTAGGCCAAGCCAGTGCCGTACGTTTCCTTGGTGGCGAGAAAATCTCACTTCAGAGCATGCTTGGAAGAGTGCAGCAAAGCGCTGCGAAGGGATCAGCAAAGATGCTCCTATCGTCCCTCTAAAAGTTATTCAGGAGCAGTTAAACATCGAAGAGGAGTAG
- a CDS encoding phospho-sugar mutase: MTFPATFGSELKKRIQEWLDGPYDEKSKEAVRSLLEKNPKGLEDAFYTRLSFGTGGMRGLMGVGTNRLNIYTIRLTTQGLANYILKQKEDRRVVIGYDSRHNSKAFAEEAARVLAGNGVSVMLLKELRPTPYVSFAVRQLHCLCGIMITASHNPAEYNGYKVFWADGGQVVPPHDTAIMEEVGKVTVLKSVKLAELPSPLIEMVDEKLDQTYLDQIRPLQFFPEQNREKGSSLKICYTSLHGTGITLVPKALKEWGFTNLSFVEEQIKPDGDFPTVKFPNPEFKETLAMGIALLEKEKGDILIANDPDADRTGLVAMHQGKSVILTGNEIGALSVHFICEILKKRKKMPPKGAFVTTIVSTELMKTVAASYNIPCFEVLTGFKYIGEKIHEWELSKDGYKFLFGAEESYGFLIGTVARDKDAIISTCFISEMALDAKLHGETLVDRLHALYKTYGIFREKQYSLNFASGKEEMEQIKTLMAGLRKNPPKEIAGQPVVAIEDYETGEKRDLITGKKEALTLPKSDVLLFRLKDESKLIIRPSGTEPKVKLYVGVRLKAFDSVDQGITLCEQKLDTLISSFKSFAKI; this comes from the coding sequence GTGACTTTTCCAGCAACTTTTGGTTCAGAACTTAAAAAGAGAATTCAAGAGTGGTTGGATGGCCCCTACGATGAGAAGAGCAAAGAAGCCGTTCGCTCTCTTCTTGAAAAAAATCCGAAAGGCCTTGAAGACGCCTTCTACACCCGCCTCTCTTTTGGCACCGGTGGAATGCGCGGTCTTATGGGAGTCGGAACAAATCGCCTCAACATCTACACGATCCGCCTAACGACTCAGGGCCTTGCAAACTACATCCTCAAACAGAAAGAAGATCGCAGAGTGGTGATCGGGTATGACTCACGTCACAACTCAAAGGCTTTTGCAGAAGAGGCCGCTCGCGTGCTTGCGGGTAATGGCGTCTCCGTGATGCTTCTCAAAGAGCTGCGCCCCACTCCCTACGTCTCGTTTGCAGTTAGACAGCTCCACTGCCTTTGCGGCATCATGATTACCGCCTCTCACAACCCCGCTGAGTACAATGGATACAAGGTGTTCTGGGCAGATGGAGGACAGGTCGTTCCTCCTCACGACACCGCGATCATGGAAGAGGTCGGAAAAGTAACTGTTTTAAAATCGGTGAAGCTTGCAGAGCTCCCCTCTCCACTCATCGAAATGGTCGATGAGAAGCTAGACCAGACCTATCTAGATCAGATCCGCCCACTACAATTCTTTCCAGAACAGAACCGCGAAAAAGGGAGCAGTCTAAAAATCTGCTATACGAGCCTCCATGGAACTGGCATTACTCTCGTACCAAAAGCGTTGAAAGAGTGGGGTTTCACCAATCTCTCATTTGTTGAAGAGCAGATCAAACCCGATGGCGACTTCCCGACTGTGAAGTTTCCTAACCCAGAGTTTAAGGAGACGCTCGCTATGGGCATCGCTCTTTTAGAAAAAGAGAAGGGAGATATTTTAATTGCTAACGATCCCGATGCCGATCGCACTGGTCTTGTCGCAATGCATCAGGGAAAGTCTGTTATCCTCACTGGCAATGAGATCGGCGCTTTGAGCGTCCACTTCATCTGTGAAATTCTAAAAAAACGCAAAAAGATGCCTCCAAAAGGAGCCTTCGTTACGACGATCGTATCCACCGAGCTCATGAAAACGGTTGCCGCATCCTATAATATCCCCTGCTTTGAGGTGCTTACAGGGTTCAAGTATATCGGCGAAAAGATCCACGAGTGGGAGCTCTCCAAAGATGGCTACAAGTTCCTCTTCGGTGCGGAAGAGTCCTACGGCTTCCTCATCGGTACTGTGGCCAGAGACAAAGATGCGATCATCTCTACCTGTTTTATCTCAGAAATGGCCCTAGATGCGAAGCTGCATGGAGAGACGCTCGTCGATCGTCTCCACGCCCTCTACAAGACCTATGGAATCTTCAGAGAGAAGCAGTACTCTCTTAATTTTGCATCTGGCAAAGAGGAGATGGAGCAGATCAAAACACTGATGGCTGGGCTAAGAAAGAATCCTCCAAAAGAGATCGCCGGACAGCCAGTTGTCGCAATCGAAGATTATGAAACAGGCGAAAAAAGAGACCTCATCACAGGTAAGAAAGAGGCTCTCACTCTTCCAAAATCCGACGTCCTCCTCTTCCGCTTGAAAGATGAGAGCAAGCTCATCATCCGTCCATCTGGCACAGAGCCCAAGGTAAAGCTCTACGTAGGAGTGCGCCTAAAAGCCTTTGATTCGGTCGACCAGGGTATCACCCTCTGCGAACAGAAGCTCGATACTCTCATCTCGAGCTTCAAGTCCTTCGCCAAAATATAA
- a CDS encoding HDIG domain-containing protein has product MENLSSERVKGRSWRLFIGLSFLAALSLFFHFRNDTSYTPELGTISPRYVTSQIDFDFPDDEATGLLKQEAAKDIGSIYATCVQDVKKRCAEVGLKLRDEKVWREHFPEIPYEKLAQSIDYIEAALVQARHTDARTYYRAQTLFADQSPLYISFPVKEGRLPENFWKKIQESLKSKTGLEGRASDYLLSFFANSEWKLEEDDLAERNYRESAERAIGPKLTKVSAGSHLIRTGERVTPRHVAMFEAMTASMKKMNEPWYPLSFIGSFLFSSLFTFSTVLFLYRRHPKVYQSLQQLSLLASIVLITLIFFKTGEHYLFGSGKPFADLIRYPLVVPFASILIAIFMGWEVSLFVSLCLTAALALTTSGDQIKVFIFNAFASFIALLCCFRLHKRREVFVICGKIFICTMPMLLAFHLWDHTLFNPGLLVDLTATFGFLFSTAALAVGFLTVVESLFPVVTDMALIEYMDPQHPLLRRLSVEAPGTYQHSLVVGNLAESAARAIGANGLFCRISALYHDVGKLFNPHYFTENQLGGFNMHQLLTPLESTQVIIAHVAEGERLARKHRLPPPFIDVIREHHGTQLVYYFYSKQKDLDGEEKVSTDQKKFRYQGPKPQTKESAILMIADTVEAASRCLEEVSEESITALVEKLVETKIRDGQLERCELSFEELERVKKSMIQSLIVANHLRIKYPPKP; this is encoded by the coding sequence ATGGAAAATCTATCGAGTGAACGGGTAAAGGGGAGAAGCTGGCGGCTATTTATCGGCCTCTCATTTCTCGCCGCACTCTCCCTCTTTTTTCACTTTCGCAACGACACATCGTATACTCCAGAGCTAGGGACGATCTCTCCAAGATACGTCACGAGCCAGATCGACTTTGACTTCCCCGATGATGAAGCAACAGGGCTTCTAAAACAGGAGGCGGCTAAAGATATCGGTTCTATCTATGCAACCTGCGTACAAGATGTAAAGAAGCGCTGTGCTGAGGTAGGTTTAAAACTTAGGGATGAGAAGGTCTGGAGAGAGCACTTTCCGGAGATTCCTTATGAGAAGCTAGCTCAGAGCATCGACTATATCGAAGCCGCTCTAGTGCAGGCGCGCCACACGGATGCGCGCACCTACTACCGCGCGCAGACCCTCTTTGCAGACCAGTCTCCTCTTTACATATCTTTCCCAGTCAAAGAGGGCAGACTGCCCGAGAATTTCTGGAAGAAAATTCAGGAGAGTTTAAAAAGCAAAACGGGATTGGAAGGAAGAGCCTCCGACTACCTCCTCTCTTTTTTCGCCAATTCGGAGTGGAAGCTTGAAGAAGATGACTTGGCAGAGAGAAATTATCGCGAGAGCGCCGAGAGAGCAATTGGTCCCAAGCTGACAAAAGTAAGTGCGGGGAGCCACCTTATTCGCACAGGAGAGCGCGTTACACCGCGGCACGTTGCGATGTTCGAAGCGATGACCGCATCGATGAAAAAGATGAATGAGCCCTGGTATCCTCTCTCATTTATCGGTAGTTTTCTTTTTAGCTCACTCTTCACCTTTTCAACCGTTCTCTTTCTCTATCGTAGACACCCTAAAGTTTATCAGAGCCTGCAGCAGCTCTCCCTCCTTGCTTCAATCGTGCTTATCACTCTTATTTTTTTTAAAACAGGAGAGCACTACCTCTTTGGATCAGGAAAGCCCTTTGCCGATCTGATCCGCTATCCTCTGGTTGTTCCTTTTGCTTCGATTCTTATTGCGATTTTCATGGGCTGGGAGGTCTCCCTATTCGTCTCTCTCTGTCTAACAGCCGCTCTTGCGCTTACAACCTCTGGCGATCAGATAAAAGTGTTTATCTTTAACGCCTTCGCCTCATTCATCGCTCTCCTCTGCTGCTTCAGGCTGCACAAGAGACGAGAGGTTTTTGTTATCTGTGGAAAGATCTTCATCTGCACGATGCCGATGCTTCTAGCATTTCATCTCTGGGATCACACCCTCTTCAACCCTGGCCTTCTGGTCGATCTTACTGCCACATTTGGATTTCTCTTTTCAACGGCAGCTCTCGCTGTTGGCTTTTTAACTGTTGTCGAGTCTCTCTTTCCTGTGGTTACAGACATGGCCCTCATCGAGTACATGGACCCGCAGCATCCACTGCTGCGCAGGCTCAGTGTAGAGGCCCCCGGAACCTACCAGCACAGCCTGGTTGTGGGAAATCTGGCCGAGTCTGCAGCGCGGGCAATTGGAGCCAATGGCCTCTTCTGCCGCATTAGCGCCCTCTACCACGATGTTGGCAAGCTCTTTAATCCCCACTATTTTACTGAGAACCAGCTGGGTGGATTTAATATGCACCAGCTGCTCACACCTCTCGAGTCGACTCAAGTGATTATTGCTCACGTTGCAGAGGGAGAGCGCCTTGCTCGCAAACATAGACTGCCTCCTCCATTCATCGATGTGATCCGCGAGCATCACGGCACGCAGCTCGTCTACTACTTCTATTCAAAACAGAAAGATTTAGATGGCGAAGAGAAGGTCTCAACAGATCAGAAGAAGTTTCGCTATCAGGGACCCAAACCGCAGACGAAAGAGTCTGCGATTCTCATGATTGCAGACACCGTTGAGGCTGCCTCTCGCTGCCTGGAAGAGGTGAGCGAGGAGAGCATCACTGCTCTAGTTGAAAAACTCGTAGAAACAAAGATCCGCGATGGTCAACTCGAAAGATGCGAGCTCTCATTCGAAGAGCTCGAGCGCGTCAAAAAATCGATGATACAATCCCTCATCGTCGCCAACCACCTCCGCATCAAATACCCCCCCAAACCCTAA
- the dnaX gene encoding DNA polymerase III subunit gamma/tau — MSKSRPYLVIPRRFRPQTFASMVGQEAIVTTLKNALRFERLAHAYLFCGCRGTGKTTLARLFAKALNCQNLTPEQEPCNSCTSCLEISSGRSLDVLEIDGASNRGIDDIREINETVGYSPASGKYKIYIIDEVHMLTKEAFNALLKTLEEPPAQIKFFFATTEPHKVPPTITSRCQRFDLCRISEEACVKKLSSIAAELKIEVEPEALLRIAQRSEGSLRDAESLLDQLSCYSDGVITEEKVVAHLGLTPQSSYFELDLAISKGDLSFAFTLSEEIFNAGRDLGCFLEGLMDHFRLLLLIKLRQPLPLLTEREKASYLASAQKYTDEQCLYILDFLKKEWQNFSKTLLKRVTLEMILLHLLRTGSRVSLDSLVRRLSELEGTFSTDNVAASQKPTFHADDGIKEAPVKIRTIEEALKEKIEITRLPEVKEEQAAPPPKPVSKVAEVPVEVAPPLALPPAAKQEVKELLPEERRSSSAKDEREYESRLDPALKEPELRREAVQFEPPSPPTPLSWKEVTPVENKRTVKHETLLRFTAVELEGTIER; from the coding sequence ATGAGCAAAAGCAGACCTTACCTGGTGATTCCGCGCCGCTTCCGCCCGCAGACCTTTGCATCAATGGTCGGCCAAGAAGCTATAGTCACAACATTAAAAAATGCGCTGCGCTTTGAAAGGCTCGCCCACGCCTACCTCTTCTGCGGCTGCAGAGGAACAGGTAAAACGACTCTCGCTCGGCTTTTTGCAAAAGCGTTAAACTGTCAAAATCTTACTCCTGAACAAGAGCCCTGCAACAGCTGCACTTCATGCCTTGAGATTAGCAGCGGCAGATCTTTAGATGTGCTCGAAATCGATGGAGCCTCTAACCGCGGCATCGATGATATTCGAGAGATCAACGAGACCGTTGGCTACTCGCCAGCTTCGGGAAAGTATAAAATTTATATCATAGATGAAGTTCATATGCTTACAAAGGAGGCGTTCAACGCTCTCCTAAAAACTCTCGAAGAGCCCCCTGCTCAAATTAAATTCTTTTTTGCTACTACAGAGCCGCACAAGGTCCCACCTACCATTACCAGCAGATGCCAGCGCTTCGACCTCTGCAGAATCTCCGAAGAGGCGTGCGTAAAAAAACTCTCGTCCATCGCGGCAGAACTTAAAATTGAAGTGGAGCCTGAGGCGCTGCTTCGAATTGCCCAGAGATCTGAAGGGTCTCTACGCGATGCGGAGTCTCTCTTAGATCAGCTCTCTTGCTACTCAGATGGTGTGATCACAGAGGAGAAGGTTGTGGCCCATCTGGGGCTCACTCCTCAGAGCTCCTATTTTGAGCTCGATCTGGCCATTTCTAAAGGGGATCTCTCGTTCGCATTTACCCTTTCTGAGGAGATCTTTAATGCGGGAAGAGATCTGGGCTGCTTTTTAGAAGGGCTGATGGACCACTTCCGCCTCCTGCTGCTTATTAAGCTACGCCAGCCGCTTCCTCTTCTTACAGAGCGTGAGAAAGCCAGCTATCTTGCTTCAGCTCAGAAGTATACTGATGAGCAGTGTCTATATATTCTCGACTTCTTGAAAAAAGAGTGGCAGAACTTCTCTAAAACTCTACTTAAGAGAGTGACGCTCGAAATGATTCTACTGCACCTTCTGCGCACTGGATCACGCGTCTCCTTAGATAGCCTAGTCAGACGCCTCTCAGAGCTTGAAGGCACTTTTTCTACCGATAATGTCGCAGCCAGTCAAAAACCAACATTTCATGCGGACGACGGTATAAAAGAAGCTCCAGTAAAGATTAGAACAATTGAAGAAGCGCTTAAAGAAAAAATAGAAATTACTCGCCTGCCAGAAGTCAAAGAAGAGCAAGCAGCGCCACCTCCTAAGCCAGTCTCTAAGGTTGCAGAAGTTCCTGTTGAGGTTGCACCTCCCCTAGCTCTACCTCCAGCAGCTAAGCAGGAGGTTAAAGAACTCCTTCCTGAAGAAAGGAGATCCTCTTCGGCTAAGGATGAGAGAGAATATGAATCCCGCCTAGACCCGGCCCTGAAGGAGCCGGAATTGCGGCGAGAGGCCGTCCAGTTTGAGCCTCCCTCTCCCCCGACTCCGCTCTCATGGAAAGAGGTGACCCCGGTTGAGAATAAACGTACAGTTAAACACGAGACGCTTTTGCGTTTTACAGCAGTTGAATTAGAAGGAACTATAGAAAGGTAA
- a CDS encoding YbaB/EbfC family nucleoid-associated protein, producing the protein MKKQARQMEEQMEKMREEMKAKQVIGSAGNGLVQVTLNGEKELQSIQIRPECVDPSDLEGLQDLIRAACKEAYEKIDAESGAASGLSFPFGL; encoded by the coding sequence ATGAAGAAGCAGGCGCGTCAAATGGAAGAGCAGATGGAGAAGATGCGCGAAGAGATGAAGGCAAAACAAGTTATTGGATCTGCCGGCAACGGTTTAGTTCAGGTGACTCTAAATGGAGAGAAAGAGCTTCAGTCGATTCAGATTCGCCCAGAATGCGTCGACCCTAGCGATCTAGAGGGTCTACAAGATCTAATCAGAGCGGCTTGCAAAGAAGCCTACGAAAAAATCGATGCCGAATCAGGCGCCGCATCTGGCCTCTCCTTCCCCTTCGGCCTCTAA
- the ptsP gene encoding phosphoenolpyruvate--protein phosphotransferase translates to MDFKKEDESRLEGSPVSDGIAIGSPFFLSIPDLDYSPEFPITVGEIDREISRYRKALFSSREDLQQLQTHLENQGSLEAVTIIDTHLQMLEDPMMTTHVEERIRLMQRNTEAVFRSVIKEVEKKFSKVEDSFFRERFVDVKDLSKRILNHLCPEPVKSFAEIPPNSIVFSKELAPSYTAALQAHQVAAFVTELGGGNSHAALIARAKGVPYVASIDIEDVIAKKPERVIVDGSLGHVILNPLPSTILFYEEKRSKFNTHYQHLESDARLKAETPDGHAVTILANISSLSEVEFLHMQGAAGIGLFRSEYLFLHHPFLFEAEEEQYLTYRQLAERAGGMPVVIRVMDLGGDKSHALSGLQKESNPVLGCRGIRLLLRCTEIFKTQLRAILRATPYGDIRILLPLISDIEELRKSKEILEEVKRELRAKGTTFNEKLSVGCMVEVPSAVLICDSLAEECDFLSMGTNDLMQYTLGVDRSNPLMSDFCFPAHPSIIRMIKHTAEEAKKKGKRVAVCGEIASNPLFIPLLLGLGIDEISCAPRYIPFVKKAVRSCPLKKAKALAKIALGLKTSSEISALLTKNVALIGQSLFADSTL, encoded by the coding sequence ATGGATTTCAAAAAGGAAGATGAGAGCAGATTAGAGGGTTCTCCTGTTAGCGATGGAATCGCCATCGGATCTCCGTTTTTTCTCTCTATACCTGATCTAGACTACTCTCCTGAATTTCCGATTACTGTGGGAGAGATCGACCGAGAGATCTCTCGCTACCGCAAAGCGCTTTTTTCAAGCCGCGAAGATCTGCAGCAGCTGCAAACACACCTTGAAAATCAGGGCTCATTAGAAGCTGTTACAATCATCGATACGCATCTTCAAATGCTAGAAGATCCGATGATGACGACGCATGTAGAAGAGCGTATTCGGCTCATGCAGCGCAATACGGAGGCTGTTTTTCGTTCCGTCATCAAAGAAGTTGAGAAGAAATTTTCTAAAGTTGAAGACTCCTTTTTCAGAGAGCGTTTTGTAGACGTAAAAGACCTCTCAAAGCGCATATTAAACCATCTATGCCCAGAACCCGTAAAGTCGTTCGCTGAGATTCCCCCAAACTCCATTGTTTTTTCAAAAGAGCTAGCTCCCTCCTACACCGCAGCTCTGCAGGCTCATCAGGTTGCAGCCTTCGTCACGGAACTGGGAGGAGGAAACTCTCATGCTGCCCTCATCGCACGCGCTAAGGGCGTTCCCTACGTGGCGAGCATCGATATTGAGGATGTAATAGCTAAGAAGCCCGAGCGGGTGATTGTAGATGGAAGCCTGGGGCATGTGATCTTAAATCCGCTTCCGAGCACTATCCTTTTTTATGAAGAGAAGAGATCTAAATTTAACACCCACTATCAGCACCTTGAGTCGGATGCGCGCTTGAAAGCCGAAACTCCCGATGGCCATGCTGTAACGATTTTAGCGAATATTTCTAGCCTAAGCGAGGTCGAGTTCTTGCATATGCAAGGAGCGGCTGGCATAGGCCTCTTCCGTTCGGAGTACCTCTTTTTGCACCATCCTTTCCTCTTTGAAGCCGAAGAGGAGCAGTACCTGACTTATCGTCAGCTAGCTGAGCGCGCAGGTGGAATGCCTGTGGTGATACGCGTCATGGATCTAGGTGGAGATAAGAGTCATGCTCTTAGTGGTCTTCAGAAAGAGTCGAATCCTGTACTGGGATGCAGAGGCATCAGACTTCTACTTCGTTGTACAGAGATCTTCAAAACTCAACTTCGCGCCATTCTCCGCGCGACTCCCTATGGTGACATCCGCATCCTACTTCCTCTAATTTCTGACATTGAAGAGCTTCGAAAGTCTAAAGAGATACTGGAAGAGGTGAAAAGAGAGCTTAGAGCCAAAGGAACTACATTTAATGAAAAACTCTCTGTAGGGTGTATGGTTGAGGTACCCTCTGCAGTGCTCATCTGCGATTCTCTTGCAGAAGAGTGCGACTTTCTCTCTATGGGAACAAACGATCTTATGCAGTATACGCTAGGTGTGGATCGCAGCAATCCATTAATGAGCGACTTCTGTTTTCCCGCGCATCCGAGTATCATTCGCATGATTAAGCATACAGCTGAAGAGGCGAAGAAGAAGGGGAAGAGAGTTGCTGTCTGTGGCGAGATCGCCTCAAACCCACTCTTTATTCCTCTGCTTCTGGGACTTGGAATTGATGAGATCTCGTGCGCGCCCCGCTATATTCCATTTGTAAAGAAGGCCGTGCGCAGCTGCCCGCTTAAAAAAGCAAAAGCTCTGGCTAAGATCGCTCTTGGTCTGAAAACATCCTCCGAGATCTCCGCCCTTCTCACTAAAAACGTCGCACTAATTGGCCAATCTCTTTTTGCAGACTCGACTTTGTGA
- a CDS encoding HPr family phosphocarrier protein, with protein sequence MKLSQKVKIKNALGLHARPATAVARLLQSYKSSVWFTCRKETINARSIMSILMLAASKNTQIVITVEGEDAQEALNKLVEAFENKFGE encoded by the coding sequence GTGAAACTGTCGCAAAAAGTAAAAATTAAGAATGCTCTTGGTTTACATGCAAGGCCAGCTACGGCTGTTGCAAGGCTTTTACAGAGTTACAAGTCCTCTGTCTGGTTTACCTGCCGCAAGGAGACGATCAACGCGCGCAGCATCATGAGCATACTCATGCTTGCAGCGAGTAAAAACACCCAGATTGTAATTACTGTTGAAGGTGAAGACGCTCAAGAGGCGTTGAACAAGTTAGTAGAGGCTTTTGAGAATAAGTTTGGGGAATAA
- a CDS encoding HPr kinase/phosphorylase: MYRVQNLFDKHGGPLGLTVIAGSKGMQRIIKFSEVYSPGLALSGYLKNYAGNRLLVFGNPELLFLKDLKDSQLRMERLRGILKSEIPAVIVSGRYAPPKELSLLCEELGIPLFQTAMSQMNLMSRMTFILNEEFSPSVTCHGTLVEAFGVGVLIQGDSSVGKSEAALGLIERGHRLISDDVVRIRLREGPYLEGCGPDLTRHLMEIRGIGIINVAHLYGAVCVRDSKAIDIVVKLEGWDDRRFYDRVGLEEKYCDILEVKVPYHILPVKPGRDVVLLIETIALNHRLKGMGYNSAKEFNIKLLETIKKKQTSRKSKAPRETVAKSKN; this comes from the coding sequence ATGTACCGTGTTCAAAACCTCTTCGATAAACATGGTGGGCCTCTTGGGCTTACGGTGATTGCCGGATCGAAAGGGATGCAGCGCATTATTAAATTTTCAGAAGTCTACTCTCCCGGTCTTGCTCTTTCAGGCTATCTGAAAAATTATGCTGGCAACAGGCTTCTTGTTTTTGGAAATCCAGAGCTTCTGTTTCTCAAGGATCTAAAAGATAGTCAGCTGAGAATGGAGCGTTTAAGGGGGATCTTGAAGAGCGAGATTCCCGCTGTCATTGTATCCGGACGCTACGCTCCTCCAAAGGAGCTAAGCCTGTTATGCGAAGAACTTGGTATTCCTCTTTTCCAAACGGCGATGAGCCAGATGAATCTCATGAGTCGGATGACCTTTATACTTAATGAGGAGTTCTCTCCGAGTGTTACCTGTCATGGAACTCTCGTTGAAGCTTTCGGGGTCGGGGTCTTGATTCAAGGAGACTCCTCTGTGGGGAAGAGTGAAGCAGCCCTAGGCCTTATCGAGAGAGGCCACCGCTTAATTTCGGACGATGTAGTGAGAATCAGGCTGAGAGAAGGGCCCTATTTGGAAGGGTGCGGGCCCGACCTTACGCGCCACTTGATGGAGATTAGAGGAATTGGAATCATCAATGTCGCCCACCTCTACGGAGCGGTATGCGTGCGCGATAGTAAAGCGATCGATATCGTTGTAAAGCTAGAGGGCTGGGATGACCGTCGCTTTTATGATCGAGTAGGGTTAGAGGAGAAGTACTGCGATATTCTAGAGGTTAAAGTTCCCTACCATATTCTTCCCGTTAAACCGGGAAGAGATGTCGTGCTTCTCATTGAGACGATCGCCCTCAACCATCGTCTGAAAGGGATGGGTTACAATTCTGCTAAAGAGTTTAATATAAAGTTGCTAGAGACGATCAAGAAGAAACAGACCTCAAGAAAATCGAAGGCACCACGTGAAACTGTCGCAAAAAGTAAAAATTAA
- a CDS encoding NAD(P)/FAD-dependent oxidoreductase, producing the protein MAYSKVVIVGGGFAGLNTAKALKKANFDVLIIDKTNHHLFQPLLYQVATAALSPGDIATPIREILSKQENATVIMGEVVSIDKTLKQLTLANGDIIGYDYLVIAPGARHSYFGNDQWEKNAPGLKTISDALKIREQVLVSFEKAERMDSIAEAAKFLNFVVIGGGPTGVEMAGAIAEIAHHTLFKNFRRIKPEKSRIFLIEAAPHILPTYPEKLSIRAKHDLEELGVTVLVSTKVTDVTIEGVQTEGLFIEARNVIWAAGNQASPLLKSLDVPLDRPGRVIVGPDLSIPGHPDVFVLGDAAHTPGKDGKPLPGVATVAIQQARYVAKNILHAIPQEQRKPFVYFDKGSMATIGRSKAVVAIGSIRFSGLLAWLAWCFVHIVYLIGFRNRLSVMTEWFYHFFTGERGVRLIYRTLDPELKKKNH; encoded by the coding sequence ATGGCCTACTCAAAAGTTGTGATTGTCGGTGGTGGATTTGCTGGTTTGAATACCGCGAAAGCGCTTAAAAAAGCGAACTTTGATGTTCTTATCATCGATAAGACCAACCACCATCTATTCCAGCCGCTTCTCTATCAAGTTGCAACTGCAGCCCTCTCTCCTGGAGATATCGCGACTCCTATCCGCGAGATTCTCAGCAAACAAGAGAATGCCACTGTGATCATGGGGGAGGTTGTCTCGATAGATAAAACTCTCAAACAGCTCACACTTGCCAATGGCGATATCATCGGCTACGACTATCTTGTCATTGCACCTGGCGCACGCCACTCCTATTTTGGAAATGACCAGTGGGAAAAAAATGCCCCCGGATTAAAAACGATTTCCGACGCTCTTAAAATCCGCGAACAGGTCCTCGTCTCCTTTGAAAAAGCGGAGCGGATGGATAGCATTGCTGAAGCTGCAAAGTTTTTAAATTTCGTTGTGATTGGCGGCGGCCCAACAGGCGTTGAGATGGCAGGTGCAATCGCAGAGATCGCTCACCACACCCTGTTCAAAAATTTTCGTAGGATCAAACCCGAAAAATCGCGCATCTTTCTGATAGAAGCAGCGCCGCACATCCTTCCTACCTATCCCGAAAAGCTCTCCATCCGTGCTAAACACGATCTTGAAGAACTAGGCGTCACAGTACTCGTCAGCACAAAAGTCACCGATGTCACCATAGAAGGAGTGCAGACTGAAGGACTATTCATTGAAGCTCGAAATGTAATCTGGGCGGCAGGAAACCAGGCCTCTCCCCTTCTAAAAAGCTTGGACGTCCCTCTCGACCGACCTGGGCGTGTTATCGTCGGCCCCGATCTGTCGATCCCCGGCCATCCCGACGTCTTCGTCCTCGGCGACGCAGCACATACACCTGGTAAAGATGGCAAGCCTCTTCCAGGAGTTGCAACTGTCGCTATTCAACAGGCCAGATATGTAGCAAAGAATATTCTACATGCGATTCCTCAAGAGCAGAGAAAACCCTTTGTCTATTTCGATAAAGGAAGCATGGCTACAATTGGAAGATCAAAAGCCGTTGTCGCAATCGGCTCGATACGATTTTCTGGTCTACTCGCCTGGCTCGCCTGGTGTTTTGTCCACATCGTCTATCTCATCGGCTTCCGCAATAGACTGAGCGTCATGACAGAGTGGTTCTACCACTTCTTCACAGGAGAAAGAGGCGTCCGCCTCATCTACCGCACCCTTGATCCCGAGCTGAAGAAAAAGAACCATTAG